A stretch of DNA from Acidobacteriota bacterium:
TTTTATTGGCAGCAAACGACAAATCAAATAGTGGCTGCTTGATTTCAAAAAACCTTCCGGCTATTATCTGACTTACTTTCAAGGTGGGCGTTTCGCCCACCTTTTTTATCAGGCTCAACCCTGTATCAAAAGCTTAAGGAGTGAAGCGATTGAAGGTTGATCCGCGCATACGCGAGATCGTCGAGAGGGTCACTGCGCGCGAAAATATCGAGCTTGTTCACGTCGAATTATCTGGTGGGCGGAATCCGATCTTAAGAATCTTGATTGACAAGCCTGGCGGCGTAACGATTGACGATTGCGCGCATATCAGCGAAAGAGTCAGCCTGATACTGGACGTGGAGGATCCAATTCCCGGTCAGTACATGCTAGAAGTCGCTTCTCCTGGGCTTGATCGTGGTCTGTACAAGGAATCTGACTACGAACGTTTTGCCGGGCTTCCTGCACACGTGAAGCTATCAGAAGCTATTAACGGTCAACGAAATTTTCACGGAAAACTCATTGGGCTTGATCGAGAAGGTGAAACGGCGGCCATTCTTGAAGAAGCTTCAGGAACGATTCGTCGCTTACCACTCGCTAAAATTGTCAAGGCCAATGTAGAAATTGAACCATAACGGATGATCGGTTGAAGGCAGAAGTGCCCATCCTGGGACACGCCAAATTCGACCATTGGAAAATATGAGCACGCTCAGTTCGATAGCACAAAACATAGACGTTCTAAGCAAAGAGAAAAAAATTGATCCGCAGGTCATCATCAGCGCCATTGAAGATGCCGTGGTGACGGCTTCGCGCAAACACTTCAAAACCGGCGAAGACCTGCACGCACGGTACAACCTGGAATCCGGCGCAATTGAGCTCTATGCCATCAAAACTGTCGTTGAGAGCGTCGAAGATTCGGCGCGCGAAATGACGGTGGATGAAGCAAACGCAGAAGTTGGCGAGGGCGCTGAAGTCGGAGACATGCTGGAACTGCCGCGCCCGGTCGAAGAACTTGGACGAATTGCAGCGCAAACTGCCAAACAGATCATTTTACAAAAAGTCCGTGAGGCTGAACGTAACAAGGTATTTGAAGAGTATATCGGACGGCTCGGAGAATTGATCAACGGCTTTGTCAAACGCTTCGAAGGCGGAAAAGTCATTGTGGATATTGGCAATTCCCTGGAAGCCGTGATGCCGAAATCGCAGCAGTCGAAGGTTGAAAACTTCACGCAAGGTGAGCGTATTCGCGTGGTCATTCACGATGTGAACCGAGAAGCCAAAGGACCGCAGATTGAGGTTTCGCGTACCAGCCCTGAATTGCTCAAGCGATTGTTTGAAATGGAAGTGCCGGAAATTTACGACGGTACCGTTCAAATCAAAGCTGCAGTCCGCGAACCAGGAGACCGCGCCAAGATCGCTGTTGTCTCGAATGAACGCGATGTGGATCCGGTTGGAGCCTGCGTCGGGATGAAAGGCTCGCGCGTGCAATCCATCATCCGTGAACTGCGGGGGGAAAAAATTGACATCATTGAATGGTCCGAGGACCCTGCGATCT
This window harbors:
- a CDS encoding ribosome maturation factor RimP — protein: MKVDPRIREIVERVTARENIELVHVELSGGRNPILRILIDKPGGVTIDDCAHISERVSLILDVEDPIPGQYMLEVASPGLDRGLYKESDYERFAGLPAHVKLSEAINGQRNFHGKLIGLDREGETAAILEEASGTIRRLPLAKIVKANVEIEP
- the nusA gene encoding transcription termination/antitermination protein NusA translates to MSTLSSIAQNIDVLSKEKKIDPQVIISAIEDAVVTASRKHFKTGEDLHARYNLESGAIELYAIKTVVESVEDSAREMTVDEANAEVGEGAEVGDMLELPRPVEELGRIAAQTAKQIILQKVREAERNKVFEEYIGRLGELINGFVKRFEGGKVIVDIGNSLEAVMPKSQQSKVENFTQGERIRVVIHDVNREAKGPQIEVSRTSPELLKRLFEMEVPEIYDGTVQIKAAVREPGDRAKIAVVSNERDVDPVGACVGMKGSRVQSIIRELRGEKIDIIEWSEDPAIFAANALSPAKVSKVTVLDFEDKKLQVIVENEQQSLAIGKRGQNVRLAAKLVGWDIDIRSEEEMKREIASQMEQMITAPIVKLSSIEGISSGDSDALAEHGVETIEQLAESSVDDICEWLDVSVDEAEELLDMARAITEARIARATQNTAELPNGFVEESETAEMTEAEPDREIAEEAVDAEEGENLEEAETADASDESSVDESTEATAEAENRDEEQ